In Halarcobacter mediterraneus, the following proteins share a genomic window:
- a CDS encoding mechanosensitive ion channel family protein, with the protein MSKFLKVLLFVSLLTFSFAQENKTENTKKSVSNKIKDIEAIEEKRLKELALEEELRLEKQKKEEEKRAKITLIKNKIDAIDSELKNNILLKRYSSYDAYRRISEELERLKDSVKKVNPKNEDKIFQINNKIRIKQNELELIGEYKGSPIGSLINPPEIENYEPITNPFGIINALSYIKKLENNKIKFLSIEERISELTNLLDEKLDAYMELYNIDPRIEYKDEISFLDKEKKDFHMVHEIVSTTEEVYTRKIEQVILETKSQISNQVEKIFNILVIIFSLFIITSLIKLALKKYFSQNENYYMTNKVINFVVVFFVIIVLLFSYIDNVSYVVTILGFASAGIAIALKDWFMSIFGWMVIVTSGSIHVGDRIKVTRNGLEVVGDVLDISLFKITIREDITLTSYTVNRRTGRIFFIPNNYVFSEMIANYTHSGLRTVWDGIDITITFDSNYKKAQHIAKEILKHYSKGYTDITRKQLSKMRSKYQLRATGVEPRVYTFVESYGIVISSWYLTNSYAALVLRSTMSPEILEAFMKEDDIHIAYPTQTVNSKTGTRTPPIDLTDV; encoded by the coding sequence TTGAGTAAATTTCTAAAAGTTCTATTGTTTGTATCTTTACTAACTTTTTCTTTTGCACAAGAAAATAAAACTGAAAATACAAAAAAATCTGTTTCAAATAAAATAAAAGACATTGAAGCTATTGAAGAAAAAAGATTAAAAGAGTTAGCTTTAGAAGAAGAACTTAGATTAGAAAAACAAAAAAAAGAAGAAGAAAAAAGAGCTAAAATAACTCTAATAAAAAATAAAATTGATGCAATAGACTCAGAACTTAAGAATAATATTTTACTAAAAAGATATAGTAGTTATGATGCTTATAGAAGAATTTCAGAAGAACTTGAAAGATTAAAAGATAGTGTAAAAAAAGTAAACCCTAAAAATGAAGATAAAATATTTCAGATTAATAATAAAATCAGAATTAAACAAAATGAGTTAGAACTAATAGGTGAATATAAAGGTTCTCCTATAGGTTCTTTGATTAATCCTCCTGAAATAGAAAACTATGAACCTATCACAAACCCTTTTGGGATAATTAATGCTCTTTCTTATATTAAAAAGCTAGAAAACAATAAAATCAAATTTTTATCTATTGAAGAAAGAATTTCAGAACTTACAAATTTGTTAGATGAAAAACTTGATGCATATATGGAACTTTATAATATTGATCCAAGAATAGAGTATAAAGATGAGATTAGTTTTTTAGATAAAGAAAAAAAAGATTTTCATATGGTACATGAAATTGTATCTACTACGGAAGAAGTTTATACAAGAAAAATTGAACAAGTTATTTTAGAAACAAAATCTCAAATCTCAAATCAAGTTGAGAAGATTTTTAATATTTTAGTAATCATTTTCTCACTTTTTATTATTACTTCATTGATAAAACTTGCTCTTAAAAAGTATTTTTCTCAAAATGAAAATTATTATATGACAAACAAAGTTATAAACTTTGTAGTTGTATTTTTTGTAATAATAGTATTATTGTTTTCATATATTGATAATGTATCTTATGTAGTTACAATCTTAGGTTTTGCTTCTGCTGGTATTGCTATTGCTTTAAAAGACTGGTTTATGTCAATCTTTGGTTGGATGGTAATAGTAACTTCAGGTTCAATCCATGTTGGAGATAGAATAAAAGTTACAAGAAATGGTTTAGAAGTTGTGGGAGATGTTTTAGATATTTCTTTATTTAAAATCACAATTAGAGAAGACATTACTTTAACTTCTTATACTGTAAATAGAAGAACAGGAAGAATATTTTTTATTCCAAACAATTATGTTTTTTCTGAGATGATAGCAAACTATACTCATTCAGGTCTTAGAACAGTTTGGGATGGTATTGATATTACAATTACTTTTGATTCAAACTATAAAAAAGCACAACATATTGCAAAAGAGATTTTAAAACACTACTCAAAAGGTTATACAGATATTACAAGAAAACAGTTATCAAAAATGAGAAGTAAATATCAACTAAGAGCTACAGGCGTTGAACCAAGAGTTTATACCTTTGTTGAGTCTTACGGTATAGTGATTTCTTCTTGGTATTTAACAAACTCATATGCAGCACTTGTTTTAAGAAGTACAATGTCTCCTGAGATTCTTGAAGCTTTTATGAAAGAAGATGATATTCATATTGCTTATCCTACTCAAACAGTTAATTCTAAAACTGGAACAAGAACACCACCAATTGATTTAACGGACGTGTAA
- the aroB gene encoding 3-dehydroquinate synthase, producing the protein MIVNISLPDGTTYDITIDRLKKEYFDRKVVVVTNPTISALHLDYLKDKLSAKELSVVTIPDGEKYKNMQTIETILEHCFENKLNRNSLLIAFGGGVIGDMTGFAASLYQRGIDFIQVPTTLLSQVDASVGGKTGVNNKYGKNLIGAFHQPIAVNIDPYFLTTLPKRELGAGIAEIVKMAVTFNKDFFQWLEENDLNDEENIKTAIAKSVETKAWVVSQDEKEKGLRAALNYGHTFGHVIENETNYNTYLHGEAVGIGMVMANELAKKIAYMSDEEALRVKKLLEKYDIPTTYKIADVEDFYEHFFLDKKSLDNRIKFIVPKGIGNCEITDKISKEDVIEVLKRFSN; encoded by the coding sequence ATGATTGTAAATATTTCCTTACCTGATGGTACTACATATGATATTACTATAGATAGATTAAAAAAAGAGTATTTTGATAGAAAAGTTGTTGTTGTAACTAACCCTACAATCAGTGCTTTACACTTAGATTATTTAAAAGATAAATTAAGTGCAAAAGAGTTATCTGTTGTAACTATTCCTGATGGGGAAAAGTATAAAAATATGCAAACTATAGAGACTATTTTAGAACACTGTTTTGAAAATAAGTTAAATAGAAACTCTTTACTTATAGCTTTTGGTGGTGGAGTTATTGGAGATATGACAGGTTTTGCTGCTTCACTTTATCAAAGAGGTATTGATTTTATTCAAGTTCCTACAACTCTTTTATCTCAAGTTGATGCAAGTGTTGGTGGAAAAACAGGAGTAAATAATAAATATGGAAAAAATCTTATAGGAGCTTTCCATCAACCAATAGCTGTAAATATTGACCCATACTTTTTAACAACTTTACCCAAAAGAGAGCTTGGGGCAGGGATTGCCGAGATAGTAAAAATGGCAGTAACTTTTAATAAAGATTTTTTTCAATGGCTTGAAGAAAATGATTTAAATGATGAAGAAAATATTAAAACAGCTATTGCAAAATCTGTAGAAACAAAAGCTTGGGTTGTATCTCAAGATGAAAAAGAAAAAGGCTTAAGAGCTGCACTAAATTATGGTCATACTTTTGGACATGTTATTGAAAATGAGACAAACTATAATACGTACTTACACGGAGAAGCCGTAGGAATAGGTATGGTTATGGCAAATGAACTTGCAAAAAAGATTGCTTATATGAGTGATGAGGAAGCTTTAAGAGTAAAAAAACTTTTAGAAAAATATGATATTCCAACAACTTATAAAATAGCTGATGTGGAAGATTTTTATGAGCATTTCTTTTTGGATAAAAAATCTTTAGATAACAGAATAAAGTTCATTGTTCCAAAGGGAATAGGAAATTGTGAAATTACTGATAAAATTTCAAAAGAAGATGTAATAGAAGTATTAAAAAGGTTTTCAAATTGA
- a CDS encoding DsbA family protein, whose protein sequence is MQNKKIVIISIVVLLAVFFGAGYVYKNNQSNKYENISTQELLKRPHSVVIGKEDAKVQLVEFFDPACGTCALYHYHVKEIMKENEGNIQLVLRYAPFHKNADYAVKMLEGAREQGLFLDTLEFMFQTQKYWVQNHTVNPKQLWNLLTNVKGLDMEKLASFMNNNKVDEIIKQDLEDVQTLKIDKTPTYFVNNKPLQTFGLDNLKKLINSEL, encoded by the coding sequence ATGCAAAATAAGAAAATAGTAATAATTTCAATAGTAGTTTTATTGGCAGTATTTTTTGGTGCTGGATATGTTTATAAAAATAATCAGTCAAATAAATATGAAAATATATCAACCCAAGAACTTCTTAAAAGACCTCATTCTGTGGTTATTGGAAAAGAAGATGCAAAAGTTCAGTTAGTTGAGTTTTTTGACCCTGCTTGTGGTACTTGTGCCCTTTATCATTATCATGTAAAAGAAATAATGAAAGAAAATGAAGGAAATATCCAATTAGTTTTAAGATATGCACCTTTTCATAAAAATGCAGATTATGCTGTAAAGATGTTAGAAGGAGCTAGAGAACAAGGATTATTTTTAGATACTTTAGAGTTTATGTTTCAAACTCAAAAATATTGGGTTCAAAATCATACAGTAAATCCAAAACAATTATGGAACCTTTTAACAAATGTAAAAGGACTTGATATGGAAAAATTAGCCTCTTTTATGAACAACAATAAAGTAGATGAAATAATCAAACAAGATTTAGAAGATGTACAGACTTTAAAAATTGATAAAACACCTACATACTTTGTAAATAATAAACCTCTTCAAACATTTGGATTAGACAATCTAAAAAAACTTATTAATTCTGAACTTTAA
- a CDS encoding SIMPL domain-containing protein, translating to MNTKNSFVLGIGFIIGVAIMAFILSKGIIAYKELDRTVVVKGLAEQEVKADLVIWPIKFVKASNDNTELYEGLEADTNKVLSFLKELGFSDKELTVLAPSVTDKFAQSYGGTDRIKFRFTGSNQVVVYSNNIDLARKAMKELSILGKKGITFIQNNYETKARYLFTKLNEIKPKMVEQATQSARNTAQKFAQDSNSNLGKIRKASQGQFSIRSRDNNTEHIKKVRVVSTVEYYLVD from the coding sequence ATGAATACAAAAAATAGTTTCGTATTAGGAATAGGTTTTATAATTGGTGTTGCCATAATGGCTTTTATTTTAAGCAAAGGAATAATTGCTTACAAAGAGTTAGATAGAACAGTAGTTGTAAAAGGTTTAGCAGAACAAGAGGTAAAAGCTGATTTAGTTATTTGGCCTATAAAATTTGTAAAAGCTTCAAATGATAATACTGAATTATATGAAGGTTTAGAAGCTGATACAAATAAAGTTTTATCTTTTCTAAAAGAACTTGGTTTTTCTGATAAAGAATTAACAGTTTTAGCACCTTCTGTAACAGATAAATTTGCTCAAAGCTATGGTGGTACAGATAGAATAAAATTTAGATTTACAGGTTCTAATCAAGTAGTTGTTTACTCAAATAATATTGATTTAGCAAGAAAAGCTATGAAAGAGTTAAGTATTTTAGGTAAAAAAGGAATCACTTTTATTCAAAATAATTATGAAACAAAAGCAAGATATTTATTTACAAAATTAAATGAAATAAAACCAAAAATGGTAGAACAAGCTACTCAAAGTGCAAGAAATACAGCACAAAAGTTTGCTCAAGATTCAAATAGTAATCTAGGAAAAATTAGAAAAGCTTCACAAGGTCAGTTTTCAATTAGATCAAGAGATAACAATACAGAGCATATAAAAAAGGTTCGTGTAGTTTCTACAGTAGAGTATTATTTGGTTGATTAG
- the dgt gene encoding dGTPase, producing the protein MIDYRKKLTSSREFYPIDDLDVSFESDRGRILSSSALRRLQKRTQVFALELNASIRTRLTHSLEVGQNARFIANIILNKLRQKGLDSFGLENLENAFVSLSEMTSLLHDIGNPPFGHFAEQTINDWIKKNLLPILDSFDTSTKELEELKNSLKRDICDYDGNAQAIRIIGKLQRLNLSYSQVLAVLKYTRGAYEEYKKEDKLSYLKKKPGFYYSEKDYIEKIQKELDVEPAHRFPLTYIMEAADDISYLTADLEDSVQKGILGFDEVYNLIKNECEKNDETFLLNIINKYYEKSKQDDEPYQFNMFFTLTRAELVKALVFHVSDIFVDNHQAVFDGSFNSALLEYDKNSQYYKAIKVLQNISVKHIYQDDYVQQLELQGYTIINALFDKYKPLLELSSKDFRKLIKKEKIDCFISMRLVKRLSSKQIVAYRHDIEKIDIKDEKYELLEWYYRVRLIIDYISGMTDDYALEEYKVLNALK; encoded by the coding sequence ATGATAGATTATAGAAAAAAACTTACTTCTTCAAGAGAGTTTTATCCTATTGATGATTTAGATGTTTCTTTTGAAAGTGATAGGGGAAGAATCCTTTCTTCTTCAGCTTTAAGAAGACTTCAAAAAAGAACACAAGTTTTTGCATTAGAATTAAATGCTTCTATTAGGACAAGACTTACACACTCTTTAGAAGTAGGTCAAAATGCAAGATTTATAGCTAATATTATTTTAAATAAATTAAGACAAAAAGGTTTAGATAGTTTTGGTTTAGAAAACTTAGAAAATGCTTTTGTTTCCTTATCTGAAATGACAAGTTTATTACACGATATTGGGAATCCTCCTTTTGGGCATTTTGCTGAACAGACTATAAATGATTGGATAAAAAAGAATTTACTTCCTATTCTAGATAGCTTTGATACTTCCACAAAAGAGTTAGAAGAGTTAAAAAATTCTCTTAAAAGAGATATTTGTGATTATGATGGAAATGCACAAGCAATAAGAATCATAGGTAAACTTCAACGTTTAAACTTATCATATAGTCAAGTTCTTGCAGTATTAAAGTATACAAGAGGAGCTTATGAAGAGTATAAAAAAGAGGATAAATTATCTTATTTGAAAAAGAAGCCAGGTTTTTATTATAGTGAAAAGGATTATATAGAAAAGATTCAAAAAGAGTTAGATGTAGAACCAGCTCATCGTTTCCCTTTAACTTATATTATGGAAGCTGCTGATGATATTTCATATTTAACAGCTGATTTAGAAGACTCTGTTCAAAAGGGTATTTTAGGTTTTGATGAAGTTTATAATTTAATAAAAAATGAATGTGAAAAAAATGATGAAACTTTTTTATTAAATATTATAAATAAATATTATGAAAAATCAAAACAAGATGATGAACCTTATCAGTTTAATATGTTTTTTACCCTTACAAGAGCTGAACTAGTAAAGGCTTTAGTTTTCCATGTATCAGATATCTTTGTAGATAATCATCAAGCAGTTTTTGATGGAAGTTTTAATAGTGCTTTACTAGAATATGATAAAAACAGTCAATACTACAAAGCTATAAAGGTTTTACAAAATATCTCGGTAAAACATATCTATCAAGATGATTATGTACAACAATTAGAACTTCAAGGTTATACTATTATAAATGCACTTTTTGATAAATATAAACCTTTATTAGAACTATCTTCTAAGGACTTTAGAAAACTAATCAAAAAAGAAAAAATAGATTGTTTTATTTCAATGCGTTTAGTAAAAAGATTGTCTTCAAAACAAATTGTAGCTTATAGACATGATATTGAGAAAATAGATATAAAAGATGAAAAATACGAGCTTCTAGAATGGTATTATAGGGTTCGATTGATTATTGATTATATAAGTGGTATGACAGATGATTATGCTCTTGAAGAGTATAAAGTCTTAAATGCTTTAAAATAA
- a CDS encoding class I SAM-dependent methyltransferase — protein MDYLSINKETWNKRTKIHIDSKFYDIESFKKGKCSLNKIELEQVGNVEGKSLLHLQCHFGQDSLSWARLGADVTGVDLSSEAIKKANSLKSSLGLKANFIESDIFQFGRENTKKFDIVFTSYGVLCWLPNLKEWAETIAKSLKVGGEFHLIEFHTFTDLLSGYSYFSNNKPDIEEEGTYTENCDGSKSTVVTWAHSISEVINSLICAGLSIESFCEYPFSPYNCFENLEFVENKGYQMLYKNQQVPLVYSIKAIKK, from the coding sequence ATGGATTATTTGAGTATAAATAAAGAAACATGGAATAAAAGAACAAAGATACATATTGATTCCAAGTTTTATGATATAGAATCATTTAAAAAGGGCAAATGCTCTTTAAATAAAATTGAATTAGAACAAGTAGGAAATGTAGAAGGAAAGTCTTTATTACACTTGCAGTGTCATTTTGGTCAAGATAGTTTATCTTGGGCTCGTTTAGGTGCTGATGTTACTGGTGTAGATTTATCTTCTGAAGCAATCAAGAAAGCAAATTCTTTAAAATCTTCTTTAGGTTTAAAAGCAAATTTTATTGAAAGTGATATTTTTCAATTTGGTCGGGAAAATACTAAAAAATTTGATATCGTATTTACTTCATATGGTGTATTGTGTTGGTTACCAAATCTAAAAGAGTGGGCGGAAACAATTGCTAAGTCGTTGAAAGTAGGTGGAGAGTTTCATTTAATAGAATTTCATACTTTTACTGATTTGTTATCAGGTTATTCTTATTTTTCAAATAATAAACCTGATATTGAAGAAGAAGGTACTTATACAGAAAATTGTGATGGTTCAAAATCTACAGTTGTTACATGGGCACATTCTATAAGTGAAGTTATCAATTCTTTGATTTGTGCAGGATTAAGTATTGAATCTTTTTGCGAATATCCTTTTAGTCCATATAATTGTTTTGAAAATTTAGAGTTTGTAGAGAACAAAGGATATCAAATGTTATATAAAAATCAGCAAGTTCCTTTAGTATATTCAATAAAAGCAATAAAGAAATAA
- a CDS encoding 3'-5' exonuclease translates to MIILDFETNTMNPQDVIEAAAVKLEFMDGDFKVIDKFHRYYLSRYPVNPYSYEVHRLTPEKIIAHRNGAGYSSYFNEDEEFIEFCSTAKTLIAHNINFELRHLDKLVNFENHFCTMKENKHIVKALNKNGNIKNPKLDETCVFYGIDFDPLSYHSATYDVSKTYEILKCMKKTFI, encoded by the coding sequence ATGATTATATTAGATTTTGAAACAAATACAATGAATCCTCAAGATGTTATTGAGGCTGCTGCTGTTAAGTTAGAGTTTATGGATGGAGACTTTAAAGTTATTGATAAGTTCCATAGATATTATCTTTCACGATATCCTGTTAATCCTTACTCCTATGAGGTTCATAGACTTACACCTGAAAAGATTATTGCCCATAGAAATGGTGCAGGTTATAGTTCATATTTTAATGAAGATGAAGAGTTTATAGAGTTTTGCTCTACTGCTAAGACTTTGATTGCTCATAATATAAACTTTGAACTTAGACACCTTGATAAACTTGTAAATTTTGAAAATCACTTCTGTACAATGAAAGAAAATAAACATATAGTAAAAGCTTTAAATAAAAATGGAAATATAAAAAACCCAAAGTTAGATGAGACTTGTGTTTTTTATGGGATAGATTTTGACCCTCTTTCATATCATAGTGCTACTTATGATGTAAGTAAAACCTATGAGATACTAAAATGTATGAAAAAAACTTTTATATAA
- a CDS encoding LLM class flavin-dependent oxidoreductase, whose translation MNNKKIPLSVLDLIPVGEGFTIPQAIENSTKLAQSVEEFGFTRYWVAEHHNFPGIASAATSVVLSYIGAQTKNIRIGSGGIMLPNHSPLVIAEQFGTLESLYPNRIDLGLGRAPGTDRQTMMALRRDINNDDFPSMLQYLQYYLSDEAGKSRIKAIPGYGLDIPIWLLGSSTFSAQLAAQKGLPFVFASHFAPDLMDDAVRIYKQNFKPSAQLKEPYVMVCINIVCANTNEETQYLATTELQKFLYLQRGDNKQLPKPTEDMNSLWEQWEENSIRHKTRESIWGTPEYVKERIETLIERTGANEIMVNSMIHDPDKRIKSYELISKVWFSSN comes from the coding sequence ATGAATAATAAAAAAATACCATTATCTGTATTAGATTTAATTCCAGTAGGTGAGGGCTTTACCATACCACAAGCTATTGAAAATAGTACAAAACTAGCCCAAAGTGTTGAAGAGTTTGGCTTTACTCGTTATTGGGTTGCTGAACATCACAATTTCCCAGGAATAGCTAGTGCTGCGACTTCTGTAGTATTGAGTTATATTGGAGCACAAACTAAAAATATAAGAATAGGTTCAGGTGGTATTATGTTGCCTAATCATTCTCCTTTAGTTATAGCAGAGCAATTTGGTACATTGGAGTCTTTATATCCAAATAGAATAGATTTAGGGCTAGGTAGAGCTCCTGGTACTGATAGACAGACAATGATGGCATTAAGACGAGATATCAACAATGACGACTTTCCTTCGATGCTTCAATATTTACAATACTACTTATCTGATGAAGCAGGGAAAAGTAGAATAAAAGCAATACCTGGATACGGATTAGATATTCCTATTTGGTTGCTTGGTTCAAGTACTTTTAGTGCACAATTAGCTGCCCAAAAAGGTTTGCCTTTTGTTTTTGCTTCACACTTTGCACCTGATTTAATGGATGATGCTGTAAGAATATATAAACAAAACTTTAAACCATCTGCTCAACTAAAAGAGCCTTATGTAATGGTTTGTATCAATATTGTATGTGCCAACACAAATGAAGAAACTCAGTATTTAGCTACAACAGAACTTCAAAAGTTTCTTTATCTTCAAAGGGGAGATAATAAACAATTACCAAAACCAACAGAAGATATGAATAGCTTATGGGAACAATGGGAAGAAAATAGTATAAGACACAAAACAAGAGAATCTATTTGGGGAACACCAGAGTATGTAAAAGAAAGAATTGAAACTCTTATTGAAAGAACTGGAGCAAATGAAATCATGGTAAATTCAATGATACATGACCCAGACAAAAGAATAAAATCTTACGAACTCATCTCAAAAGTTTGGTTTTCATCTAATTGA
- a CDS encoding putative quinol monooxygenase: MSSIVFTVKIKVKEEFTQIVYPFMQAMHKLTHEFDEGFIQYDLYKDKEDENKFYFIEEWDSEESLEKHKQKEHYKSFIEFMDGKLESIDKVLEKIDTSSLEKVES, from the coding sequence ATGAGCAGTATAGTATTTACAGTAAAAATAAAAGTTAAAGAAGAGTTTACACAAATAGTTTATCCATTTATGCAAGCAATGCATAAACTTACCCATGAATTTGATGAAGGTTTTATTCAGTATGACCTTTACAAAGATAAAGAGGATGAAAATAAATTTTATTTTATAGAAGAGTGGGATAGTGAAGAGTCTCTTGAAAAACATAAACAAAAAGAGCACTACAAAAGTTTTATAGAGTTTATGGATGGTAAATTAGAATCTATAGATAAGGTTTTAGAAAAGATTGATACTAGCTCTTTAGAAAAAGTTGAAAGCTAG
- a CDS encoding DUF2779 domain-containing protein: MNLSKSLYTKGIQCPKALWLKKYKPSVLTPPDEAALAVFETGNKVGDLACQLFPDGKEVPYTTNYSEMIATTKEWMEEGVSNIYEATFSYEGILIMVDILKVESDSISIYEVKSSTEVKDIYLHDVSIQYYVLKNLGFRIKSASVVHINNEYVRGESLELDKLFKIVDVTSEVQGLQSNISSILEEFETYLEDKVNEPDIDIGKHCNKPYECDAKNYCWKVQRAIPEYSIFNIFNLGSKKQIELYNQGIIDIEDIPADFDMTANQAQAVENYKSKANHIDKENIKVFLENLTYPIYHLDFETYQQAIPQYKGIKPFEQIPFQYSLHIEYVDGTLEHKEYLSKDSVDSRYELAQKLCENIPSDVTVLAYNMSFEKGVIKRLANLFPDISTHLLAINENMKDLMLPFQKKWYVTPSMNGSYSIKYVLPALVPEFEKSYKELEGVQNGSQAMNAFTNLSKLDEVSKEKMRTSLLEYCKLDTLAMVKILEVLRNIS, encoded by the coding sequence ATGAACCTGTCCAAATCCCTCTACACAAAAGGCATCCAATGCCCCAAAGCACTTTGGCTTAAAAAATACAAGCCAAGTGTTTTAACACCACCAGATGAGGCTGCCCTTGCAGTATTTGAGACAGGAAATAAAGTAGGAGATTTAGCTTGCCAGCTTTTCCCTGATGGAAAAGAAGTACCATACACTACAAACTATAGTGAAATGATAGCTACTACGAAAGAGTGGATGGAAGAGGGTGTATCAAATATCTATGAAGCTACTTTTAGCTATGAAGGCATACTTATCATGGTAGATATTTTAAAAGTAGAAAGTGATAGTATATCTATCTATGAGGTCAAAAGTTCTACTGAAGTAAAAGATATATATCTTCATGATGTATCTATTCAGTATTATGTATTAAAAAACTTAGGCTTTCGTATAAAAAGTGCAAGTGTAGTACACATAAACAATGAGTATGTAAGAGGTGAGTCTTTAGAGTTAGACAAGCTTTTTAAGATAGTTGATGTCACGAGTGAAGTGCAAGGTTTACAGTCAAATATCTCAAGCATATTAGAAGAGTTTGAAACCTATTTAGAAGATAAAGTAAATGAGCCAGATATAGATATAGGAAAACATTGTAACAAACCTTATGAGTGTGATGCTAAAAACTATTGTTGGAAAGTACAAAGAGCTATACCTGAGTACTCTATTTTTAATATTTTCAATCTAGGAAGTAAAAAGCAAATAGAGTTATACAATCAAGGTATCATAGATATAGAAGATATCCCAGCAGATTTTGATATGACGGCAAACCAAGCTCAAGCAGTAGAAAACTACAAATCAAAAGCAAACCACATAGACAAAGAAAATATCAAAGTCTTTTTAGAAAACCTCACATACCCAATCTATCACTTAGACTTTGAAACCTACCAACAAGCCATACCACAATACAAAGGTATAAAACCCTTCGAGCAAATTCCTTTTCAATACTCACTTCATATAGAATACGTTGATGGTACTTTGGAGCATAAAGAGTATTTGAGTAAAGATAGCGTAGATAGTAGATATGAGTTAGCACAAAAACTATGTGAAAATATCCCAAGTGATGTTACAGTATTGGCTTACAATATGAGTTTTGAAAAAGGTGTGATAAAAAGACTTGCAAACCTTTTCCCAGACATTAGCACACACCTACTAGCTATAAATGAAAATATGAAAGACCTAATGCTACCTTTCCAAAAGAAGTGGTATGTAACTCCTAGTATGAATGGAAGTTATTCTATAAAGTACGTATTACCTGCACTTGTACCAGAGTTTGAAAAATCTTACAAAGAGTTAGAAGGTGTACAAAACGGAAGCCAAGCTATGAATGCCTTTACAAATCTTAGTAAACTAGATGAGGTAAGTAAAGAGAAAATGAGAACTTCACTTTTAGAGTATTGTAAACTTGATACTTTGGCAATGGTGAAGATATTGGAAGTTTTGAGAAATATTTCATAG
- a CDS encoding type II toxin-antitoxin system PemK/MazF family toxin: MEEDYNNWNNIKKEIAKENISVGFKNRDIFYMNMGKNIGFEQDGKGENFVRPIVVVKGFNKNMFFGIPLSTKIKEGKFYYRFSFYKKDKEVENIALLSQMRLFSTKRLLNKIGMMNIEDFENMKIKFKELID, from the coding sequence TTGGAAGAAGATTATAATAATTGGAACAATATTAAAAAAGAGATTGCAAAAGAAAATATATCTGTAGGATTTAAGAATAGAGATATTTTTTATATGAACATGGGTAAGAATATTGGTTTTGAACAAGATGGCAAAGGTGAAAACTTTGTTCGTCCTATAGTCGTTGTAAAAGGGTTTAATAAAAATATGTTTTTTGGTATTCCTTTATCTACAAAAATAAAAGAGGGTAAGTTTTATTATAGATTTTCATTTTATAAAAAAGATAAAGAAGTAGAAAATATTGCGTTGTTATCTCAAATGAGACTTTTCAGTACAAAAAGACTTTTAAATAAAATTGGGATGATGAATATTGAGGATTTTGAAAATATGAAAATAAAATTTAAAGAATTGATAGATTAA